In Penicillium psychrofluorescens genome assembly, chromosome: 5, a single window of DNA contains:
- a CDS encoding uncharacterized protein (ID:PFLUO_007493-T1.cds;~source:funannotate): protein MRSLTEEETKTLFSKLAVYCGRSLNNLIAPPSDDGASAERHVFRLQGSRVFYLPLKLANLAVSVPRANLLSAGTMIGKFTKTGKFRVNITALDVIAPHARNRVWVKSNGEMPFLYGGNLVKAHIGRFSQDMTEHEGVIVLSADDKPLGFGVTARSTAETRKLEPTAIVVFRQADAGEWLRDEDTLFTT from the exons ATGCGCAGTCtcacggaagaagaaaccaAGAC ACTATTCTCCAAGCTCGCCGTTTACTGCGGTCGTAGTTTAAACAATCTGATCGCACCACCGTCCGACGATGGCGCCTCGGCTGAGCGACATGTCTTCCGTCTGCAAGGCAGCCGTGTGTTCTATCTCCCGCTGAAATTGGCAAACCTGGCCGTGTCTGTCCCGCGCGCCAATCTGCTCTCGGCGGGCACGATGATCGGCAAGTTCACAAAG ACCGGCAAGTTTCGCGTCAATATCACCGCTCTAGATGTCATCGCACCGCACGCACGGAACCGGGTCTGGGTCAAGAGCAACGGAGAAATGCCCTTCCTTTACGGTGGGAATCTTGTCAAAGCCCATATTGGGAGATTCTCACAGGATATGACGGAGCATGAGGGTGTCATAGTGCTGAGTGCAGACGACAAGCCACTG GGCTTTGGGGTCACAGCGAGATCGACCGCTGAAACGCGAAAGTTGGAGCCCACGGCTATTGTTGTCT TCCGGCAAGCCGATGCTGGAGAATGGCTGCGTGAT GAAGATACGCTGTTCACGACCTAG
- a CDS encoding uncharacterized protein (ID:PFLUO_007494-T1.cds;~source:funannotate), which produces MPPYSTSQKHAIAQFVALTQAKDSVAARFLRAAGWKVEQAVDVYYQGNHAGSSGNAAAINKIFDSYRDSPDDNPNGIGIEGAMKYLGDLQVQLDEVACLAVAELLKCPSMGEFTRDEFVNGWREVSCDTLPKMTDYVQKLRLRIPTEPETFRRVYRFAFPLSRMQGQRNLQFEIAMEQWRLFFTPDHGGVQWNTSSTPWLDWWLEFLEGRGKKPVNKDLWEQAEVFMRKTREDEEFGWWSPDGAWPGALDDFVSWVTAKRGKEGSEMELE; this is translated from the exons ATGCCGCCCTACTCGACCTCCCAGAAACATGCTATCGCCCAGTTTGTCGCCCTGACTCAGGCCAAGGATTCGGTTGCTGCACGA TTCCTCCGGGCTGCTGGATGGAAGGTTGAGCAGGCTGTTGATGT ATACTATCAAGGCAACCATGCCGGCTCATCAGGCAACGCAGCCGCAATCAACAAGATCTTCGACAGTTACCGAG ATTCACCGGATGACAACCCGAATGGCATCGGCATCGAAGGCGCCATGAAATACCTGGGCGACCTGCAAGTGCAGCTGGACGAGGTAGCCTGcctcgccgtggcggagCTGCTAAAGTGCCCATCCATGGGCGAGTTCACGCGCGACGAATTCGTGAACGGTTGGCGAGAAGTGAG CTGCGACACACTTCCCAAAATGACCGACTACGTGCAAAAGCTGCGACTCCGCATCCCCACGGAGCCCGAGACCTTCCGGCGAGTCTACAGATTCGCTTTCCCGCTGTCGCGGATGCAAGGGCAGCGCAATTTGCAATTTGAGATCGCAATGGAGCAGTGGCGGCTGTTTTTCACACCGGACCACGGCGGCGTGCAGTGGAACACGTCGTCGACACCGTGGCTGGACTGGTGGCTTGAGTTCCTGGAGGGCCGAGGGAAGAAGCCCGTCAACAAAGATCTTTgggagcaggcggaggtTTTTATGCGGAAGACgcgcgaggacgaggaaTTTGGGTGGTGGAGTCCCGATGGGGCGTGGCCGGGGGCATTGGATGATTTTGTGAGCTGGGTCACGGCGAAGAGGGGGAAGGAAGGGTCtgagatggagctggagtGA
- a CDS encoding uncharacterized protein (ID:PFLUO_007495-T1.cds;~source:funannotate), whose translation MSVKFQEQSFRTVAGGKPEDLAHRVGERLTGGKTQAGYLAAYLAQLQKNPLRTKMLTSGVLSGLQELLASWIAHDVGKHGHYFSSRVPKMSLYGMFIAAPLGHVLIGILQKLFAGRTSLKAKILQILVSNLITAPIQNTVYLCSMAVIAGARTIHQVRATVKAGFLPVMKVSWVTSPIALAFAQKFLPEHTWVPFFNIVGFFIGTYVNTHTKKKRLEALRKRYNDRRGGDYEKRDYNP comes from the exons ATGTCCGTCAAATTCCAGGAGCAGTCCTTCCGCACGGTCGCCGGTGGAAAGCCCGAGGACCTGGCGCACCGCGTCGGCGAGCGCTTGACCGGAGGCAAGACGCAGGCCGGCTATCTGGCG GCCTACCTCGCACAGCTGCAGAAGAACCCACTGCGCACCAAGATGCTCACCTCCGGTGTGCTCTCCGGTCTGCAGGAATTGCTGGCCTCATGGATCGCGCACGATGTCGGCAAGCACGGCCACTACTTCAGCTCGCGCGTGCCCAAGATGTCGCTGTACGGCATGTTCATCGCCGCGCCGCTGGGCCATGTCctcatcggcatcctccaGAAGCTCTTTGCCGGCCGGACGAGTCTGAAGGCCAAGATTCTGCAGATTCTCGTCAGCAATCTGATT ACCGCCCCGATCCAGAACACTGTCTACCTGTGCTCGATGGCCGTCATCGCCGGCGCGCGCACCATCCACCAGGTCCGCGCCACCGTCAAGGCCGGCTTCCTGCCCGTCATGAAGGTGAGCTGGGTTACCTCGCCCATTGCTCTGGCCTTTGCCCAGAAGTTCCTCCCCGAACACACCTGGGTGCCGTTCTTCAACATCGTCGGCTTCTTTATCGGCACCTACGTCAACACCCacaccaagaagaagcgcctcGAAGCCCTGCGCAAGCGCTACAAcgaccgccgcggcggcgactaCGAGAAGCGCGACTACAACCCTTAG
- a CDS encoding uncharacterized protein (ID:PFLUO_007496-T1.cds;~source:funannotate) — protein MSEDMWEEFELQGFPPEGLEPGEETSPRTAGLEQRGPFPAERLPSVDRMEMDIASPSVEVEESHGEKDPKEQCVEEQFVEEQSDEEMIDNSYIENVEENVQHIACTGEDQMPEVSHIENVGESVQHVACTGEDEQARSETRSSASVSDMKGVRGSSSDEDNARRDHTDRETTTSPHRHGPGDQRSDGGDDGLSELRDLGAVLSDHPIATEYRARNTSQEQQTPPERLPTSRFPSSFAGREPWAHSNHDSIARLATRREDGQGQRRRVFGYSERATPPRRRTDTIVQHIVPNRPIPGSTAQQCQDTVRSIRDPGPSRYPAAISTQHLPQMSPSRRGNPVHPNAARRSAPVAPGRSREPYRFRPFPPRRLVVIPEQGPGRRSETMPMQQQRRPSTLTEQQRKELREGTAAQRAAAAAAAARPEPVSLPRAPVSPTPPRQGPKRVTFGPEVMDRPPTMADQDTQLFGPAPWAEPLQGFSERPLGAASNYPIASCEPGSNTGPSAQKKPLKGILKPTSGKVNVLSTAPTPTQSGDITSPTPRKESPRRGIFEPQPVRYPLIVSKDSRGNVSATPPRDNIFKPEPKSIARPLTLRSDDVVLADWAPRRHLPRHNVFAVKPEPVARPQIVVNQPRKIVRPTPAQGVSQESRAILLPTVRPRGETITIAAIVEVPFPGHDELASPTPDPDDVNSGEIITLSFRDIEPPVPEEPLRSTTPRPGEFARVKSVSTPPRLISTPSPPDSGSSGSTTPRQSDYSRGNAASTTSRTIDLPIQQPTPIFAGAPFGRTPIVSQSSTIIDLPPSAQGLLREQSTSCPRAVAVPLILVSPPTPVPAQEGPRCSDQGQIPLIFFRPVIHSDRPGDAGNAPATPPRNRPKLTLKTTNLDDSDEGDDEGSEGSSSEGDKDEHGANPTGELGEDDGSDAEYFEKAKDLGIKLRGGLNNDSPVNEAERRSKKRRPLNTNYIDERLTSIITGEKPQSDWVPPFPLCYKPRTPPPREDDEEEKARPLPPAVVRDLRYRYRAGVMCQHETVLRFWPTSLRQVCDECGEQTRHMWVCTADTEDWSAYDRSARPERSIDQLAPWLIKAIEEGHYTQEQVETFIEERYEVQLTALRDRNREHTPPDTRSSDDSGEDSDDATEWWEETMTIAEMVEIRNKRHFQRLAQRRAEIEADVQRTLPCMEMWCQKCHPGVEERALGHIDEIVMQPYKPPPDIPEYLDRPISTVRAILGPQWREAGVLNRWWQDLVASSPVDLEPVLNLAHLRNLDMAQFAKLARWIRNGMPTEDRLQRVIWWLWDADCADEYFFQSLTNTRLILPRTLELGDWDTGDRQQQRVLFTIYEEMEDDGGQLMERPDSEFWIEDDEESLLSGFHEYMAQQMVHMRAHRSGQHYRPSIMGRAGTRSPSPALFRVSSPARPGLEDIEGQVLRHGIDRPTDYDSSQVMDR, from the coding sequence ATGTCCGAGGACATGTGGGAGGAGTTTGAGCTGCAGGGATTTCCACCTGAGGGCCTTGAGCCTGGGGAGGAGACAAGCCCACGGACTGCAGGCTTAGAGCAGCGAGGTCCATTCCCTGCTGAGAGACTGCCCTCAGTGGACCGTATGGAAATGGACATTGCAAGTCCTAGCGTCGAAGTTGAGGAGAGTCACGGGGAGAAAGATCCCAAGGAGCAGTGTGTCGAGGAGCAGTTTGTTGAGGAGCAGTctgacgaggagatgatTGACAATTCTTACATTGAGAACGTTGAAGAGAATGTTCAGCACATTGCATGCACCGGAGAAGATCAGATGCCTGAAGTTTCGCACATCGAGAACGTCGGAGAGAGTGTTCAGCACGTTGCCTGTactggagaagatgagcaaGCCAGATCCGAAACACGAAGCTCCGCGTCAGTCAGCGACATGAAGGGGGTGAGAGGCTCGAGCAGCGACGAAGACAACGCCCGTCGCGACCACACAGACAGGGAGACGACCACTTCACCCCATCGTCATGGTCCTGGGGACCAACGcagcgatggcggcgatgatggacTGTCAGAGCTGCgagacctcggcgccgtGCTGAGTGACCATCCGATCGCGACCGAATATCGCGCCAGAAACACAAGTCAGGAGCAGCAGACGCCGCCTGAGCGCTTGCCCACGTCGAGGTTCCCCTCCAGCTTTGCAGGCCGCGAACCATGGGCGCACAGCAACCATGACTCAATTGCCCGACTAGCCACGCGGCGCGAGGACGGACAGGGCCAGCGTCGAAGGGTGTTTGGATATTCAGAGCGAGCaacgccgccgagaaggcgcACCGACACGATCGTGCAGCACATTGTCCCAAATCGCCCTATTCCAGGCTCGACGGCTCAGCAGTGCCAGGACACCGTCAGGTCCATCCGAGACCCAGGGCCCTCTCGTTACCCGGCCGCTATCTCGACTCAGCATCTTCCACAGATGTCGCCATCTCGACGCGGAAACCCAGTCCATCCCAATGCTGCTCGTCGTTCCGCACCGGTGGCCCCGGGTCGCTCTCGAGAGCCCTATAGGTTTAGGCCTTTTCCACCGCGAAGACTTGTTGTGATTCCAGAGCAAGGACCAGGTCGTCGTTCTGAAACCATGccaatgcagcagcagcgaagaCCATCCACTCTTACTGAACAGCAACGAAAGGAGTTGCGCGAAGGCACTGCGGCTCAACgcgctgccgctgccgctgcagctgctcgcCCTGAACCCGTTTCATTGCCTAGAGCTCCTGTCAGCCCTACCCCACCGCGACAGGGACCGAAACGGGTCACCTTCGGACCAGAGGTTATGGATCGTCCGCCGACTATGGCTGATCAAGACACGCAGCTTTTCGGTCCTGCTCCGTGGGCAGAACCACTGCAAGGCTTCTCCGAACGACCACTGGGCGCGGCGAGCAATTACCCAATTGCCTCGTGCGAGCCTGGAAGCAATACCGGCCCTTCTGCTCAGAAAAAGCCACTGAAAGGCATCCTCAAGCCAACGTCGGGTAAAGTGAATGTTCTCTCAACTGCACCAACCCCGACTCAGTCGGGAGACATCACGAGCCCTACTCCACGGAAAGAATCGCCGAGACGCGGCATCTTTGAGCCACAGCCGGTGCGATATCCTCTCATTGTTTCGAAAGATTCCAGGGGAAATGTGAGCGCGACTCCACCACGAGACAACATCTTCAAGCCGGAGCCGAAATCCATCGCTCGCCCGCTGACTCTCCGAAGTGACGATGTTGTTCTTGCGGACTGGGCGCCACGGCGTCACCTGCCTCGACACAATGTCTTCGCAGTCAAGCCGGAGCCAGTGGCGCGTCCCCAGATTGTCGTCAATCAGCCCAGGAAGATTGTCCGTCCTACCCCAGCGCAAGGGGTCTCTCAAGAGAGCAGAGCAATATTACTTCCGACCGTTCGTCCTCGTGGGGAGACGATCACAATCGCGGCCATTGTCGAGGTACCTTTTCCTGGCCATGATGAACTGGCCAGCCCAACGCCAGACCCAGACGATGTCAACAGCGGAGAGATCATCACCCTGAGCTTCAGAGACATCGAGCCACCTGTTCCAGAAGAGCCGTTGCGCAGTACAACGCCTCGCCCTGGAGAATTTGCTCGCGTAAAGAGTGTCTCGACTCCGCCCAGGCTCATCAGTacgccttctcctccggaTTCCGGTTCATCGGGGAGCACGACGCCACGGCAGAGTGATTACAGCCGTGGAAATGCAGCTTCGACTACCTCGCGAACCATTGACCTGCCCATCCAACAGCCAACGCCAATATTTGCAGGTGCTCCCTTTGGCCGTACACCGATTGTCTCGCAATCCTCCACGATCATTGACCTTCCTCCTTCGGCACAGGGTCTGCTGAGAGAACAATCAACATCCTGCCCGAGAGCTGTGGCCGTTCCGCTGATCCTGGTCAGTCCGCCCACACCTGTTCCGGCCCAGGAAGGCCCGCGATGCAGCGATCAAGGGCAAATTCCCCTTATTTTCTTTCGTCCGGTGATTCATTCAGACCGACCTGGTGATGCAGGGAATGCTCCAGCTACTCCTCCGCGAAATCGACCGAAGCTGACACTGAAGACCACCAACCTggacgacagcgacgaagGTGACGACGAGGGTTCGGAGGGCAGCAGCTCTGAGGGAGACAAGGACGAACACGGCGCAAATCCTACCGGTGAGCTCGGAGAGGATGATGGCTCTGACGCCGAGTATTTTGAGAAAGCAAAAGATCTTGGGATAAAGCTCCGCGGGGGACTGAACAATGACTCGCCCGTGAATGAAGCCGAGCGGCGCTCGAAAAAACGTCGTCCCTTGAATACCAATTACATCGACGAACGATTGACCTCCATCATCACTGGGGAAAAGCCTCAGAGTGATTGGGTGCCACCGTTTCCTCTCTGCTACAAGCCTCGCACGCCTCCTccgcgagaagatgatgaagaggaaaaagctAGACCtctgccgccggcggtggtgagaGATTTGCGGTACCGGTATCGCGCAGGGGTCATGTGTCAGCACGAGACCGTTCTGCGATTCTGGCCTACATCTCTGAGGCAAGTCTGCGACGAGTGCGGGGAGCAGACACGCCACATGTGGGTGTGCACAGCCGATACTGAAGACTGGTCTGCGTATGACCGGTCCGCGCGTCCGGAACGGAGCATTGATCAGCTCGCCCCATGgctgatcaaggccattgaaGAAGGCCATTACACGCAGGAGCAGGTCGAGACGTTTATCGAGGAGCGGTATGAAGTTCAACTGACTGCGCTGCGTGACCGAAACCGGGAGCACACTCCGCCGGACACGAGGTCGTCGGATGACTCTGGAGAAGACAGCGACGATGCCACAGAATGGTGGGAAGAAACAATGACTATCGCGGAGATGGTAGAGATCAGGAACAAGCGACATTTTCAGCGACTCGCGCAGCGACGTGCGGAGATTGAAGCAGATGTCCAGAGAACGCTGCCTTGCATGGAGATGTGGTGTCAAAAGTGCCACCCAGGCGTCGAGGAGCGCGCGCTTGGGCACATCGATGAAATCGTGATGCAGCCGTACAAACCTCCACCTGACATCCCGGAGTACCTGGACCGACCCATCAGCACGGTACGCGCGATCCTGGGACCGCAATGGAGGGAGGCCGGTGTGCTGAATCGATGGTGGCAGGACCTGGTGGCCTCGAGCCCGGTCGACCTTGAGCCTGTGTTGAACTTGGCTCATCTTCGCAATCTCGACATGGCCCAGTTCGCAAAGCTGGCACGGTGGATTCGCAATGGGATGCCGACGGAAGATCGGCTCCAGCGGGTCATCTGGTGGTTATGGGACGCTGATTGCGCAGACGAATATTTCTTCCAGAGCCTCACCAACACGCGCCTCATTCTGCCGCGCACCCTGGAGCTGGGCGACTGGGACACGGGGGAccgacagcagcagcgggtCCTGTTCACGATTtatgaggagatggaggatgacgGGGGCCAGCTGATGGAGCGGCCGGACTCTGAGTTCTGGatcgaagatgacgaggaatCCTTGCTGTCTGGCTTCCACGAGTACatggcgcagcagatggTCCATATGCGGGCCCACCGCAGCGGCCAGCACTACCGGCCCAGCATCATGGGCCGCGCTGGCACACGCTCACCTTCGCCCGCCCTGTTTCGCGTCAGCTCGCCGGCCCGCCCTGGTCTGGAAGACATCGAAGGTCAAGTCCTCCGACACGGCATTGATCGCCCTACCGACTATGACTCTAGCCAAGTCATGGATCGATGA
- a CDS encoding uncharacterized protein (ID:PFLUO_007497-T1.cds;~source:funannotate) has product MPDPKHPPTSSSPTSSNHAGNVSLPAGKSDRAQLLAALAATDVTIRRIDQLLSTADGQETVLATINYVSSILHHLSASAPWIALQTRLSLLTRLSGRQLPLPQPSKSAPSKSKLAALSSVASETRYNLRLFGLLPLWIWGSDILKSPPADPILHALAHLQVVSNVIYQLLENVAYLAEKGVVSRRWVDKYGGVDKWYIWSTRGWFGHIFFQFFVLWRKSVLRRRRVAAQRAAAPATAGSEKNAKAEDDESLRLEVRAWRKSLVNNAIWAPLCIHWCLEKGIGIPEHLIGLLSFFAGVWGLRDAWAATAKA; this is encoded by the exons ATGCCTGACCCGAAACATCCTCCtacctcttcctctccgacCTCTTCCAACCATGCGGGGAATGTCTCCTTGCCCGCGGGGAAATCAGACCGAGCCCAATTGCTGGCGGCCCTGGCAGCAACCGACGTGACTATTCGCCGGATAGACCA ACTCCTCTCCACCGCCGACGGCCAAGAGACCGTCCTAGCAACGATCAACTATGTCTCCTCCATCCTACATCACCTCTCCGCGTCCGCGCCGTGGATCGCGCTGCAAACCCGGCTAAGTCTCCTCACACGTCTCAGCGGGCGCCAATTACCCTTGCCCCAACCATCCAAGTCGGCCCCGTCCAAATCCAAGCTCGCAGCGCTGTCCTCTGTCGCCTCGGAGACGCGCTACAACCTCCGCCTCTTCGGGCTCCTCCcgctctggatctggggcTCCGATATTTTGAAATCACCGCCCGCAGACCCCATCCTGCACGCCCTGGCACACCTCCAAGTCGTCTCCAACGTCATCtaccagctcctcgagaACGTGGCCTACCTCGCCGAGAAGGGGGTGGTCTCGCGCCGCTGGGTCGATAAATATGGCGGAGTCGACAAGTGGTATATATGGAGTACGCGCGGCTGGTTCGGACATATTTTCTTTCAGTTCTTTGTGCTCTGGCGCAAGAGTGTCCTGCGCCGGAGACGGGTTGCTGCGCAGCGTGCCGCTGCTCCGGCTACTGCCGGAAGCGAGAAGAATGCCAAGGCGGAGGACGACGAGTCGCTGAGGCTTGAGGTTCGGGCGTGGCGCAAGAGTCTCGTTAACAATGCTATCTGGGCACCCCTGTGTATCCACTGGTGTCTGGAGAAGGGGATCGGGATTCCGGAGCACTTGATCGGGCTACTCAGTTTCTTCGCTGGCGTCTGGGGGCTGCGGGATGCCTGGGCAGCGACGGCCAAAGCATAG
- a CDS encoding uncharacterized protein (ID:PFLUO_007498-T1.cds;~source:funannotate) gives MSAEPDHTHDKKRINLQDASGAEKKEELDTSTAILKKKKKPNSLIVTDAVNDDNSVIALSNNTMETLQLFRGDTVLVKGKKRKDTALIVLADDDLDDGSARINRVVRHNLRVKHGDIITVHPCPDIKYAKRIAVLPIADTIEGLTGSLFDVYLAPYFREAYRPVRQGDLFTVRGGMRQVEFKVVEVDPPEYGIVAQDTIIHCEGDPIQREDEEGNLNEVGYDDIGGCRKQMAQIRELVELPLRHPQLFKSIGIKPPRGILMYGPPGTGKTLMARAVANETGAFFFLINGPEIMSKMAGESESNLRKAFEEAEKNSPAIIFIDEIDSIAPKREKTNGEVERRVVSQLLTLMDGMKARSNVVVMAATNRPNSIDPALRRFGRFDREVDIGIPDPTGRLEIMQIHTKNMKLGDDVDLETIAAETHGHVGSDLASLCSEAAMQQIREKMDMIDLDEDTIDAEVLDSLGVTMENFRYALGVSNPSALREVAVVEVPNVRWDDIGGLDEVKRELIESVQYPVDHPEMFQKFGLSPSRGVLFYGPPGTGKTMLAKAVANECAANFISIKGPELLSMWFGESESNIRDIFDKARAAAPCVVFLDELDSIAKSRGGSVGDAGGASDRVVNQLLTEMDGMTSKKNVFVIGATNRPEQLDAALVRPGRLDTLVYVPLPDQDSREGILKAQLRKTPVAGDVDLNFIASKTHGFSGADLGFVTQRAVKLAIKEAITADIERVKAREAAGEDVKMEDEEDLEAEDPVPELTRAHFEEAMKTARRSVNDVEIRRYEAFAQSLKNSGGSSFFRFPSSGEVQENDTFGEAGNDDSLYD, from the exons ATGTCGGCGGAGCCAGATCACACCCACGATAAGAAGAGGATCAACCTCCA GGACGCCTCGggcgccgagaagaaggag GAGCTTGATACCTCCACTGCTATcctcaagaagaagaagaagcccaacTCATTGAT TGTGACTGACGCCGTGAACGATGACAACTCGGTGATCGCTCTTTCAAACAACACCATGGAGACGCTCCAGCTCTTCCGTGGTGACACAGTCTTGGtgaagggcaagaagcgcaaggaCACTGCCCTCATCGTCTTGGCGGATGACGATCTCGATGACGGGAGTGCCCGTATCAACCGTGTCGTCCGGCACAACCTCCGGGTGAAGCACGGCGATATCATCACCGTCCACCCCTGCCCCGATATCAAATAT GCCAAGCGCATTGCCGTCCTCCCCATCGCCGATACCATCGAGGGTCTTACTGGCTCTCTCTTCGATGTCTACCTGGCCCCTTATTTCCGCGAGGCGTACCGCCCAGTCCGACAGGGTGATCTGTTCACAGTACGAGGCGGTATGAGACAGGTGGAATtcaaggtggtggaggtggacCCGCCAGAGTACGGTATCGTCGCTCAAGACACAATCATTCACTGCGAGGGCGATCCGATTCAgcgagaagacgaggagggtAACCTCAACGAGGTTGGCTACGACGACATTGGTGGTTGCCGAAAGCAGATGGCTCAGATCCGTGAATTGGTCGAGCTGCctctccgccatccccagctcTTCAAGTCCATCGGTATCAAGCCCCCTCGTGGCATCCTCATGTACGGTCCTCCGGGTACCGGTAAGACTCTGATGGCTCGTGCCGTCGCCAACGAGACCggtgccttcttcttcctgatcAACGGTCCCGAGATCATGTCCAAGATGGCGGGTGAATCCGAATCGAACCTTCGCAAGGCGttcgaggaggccgagaagaactCCCCGGCTATCATCTTcattgatgagattgacTCCATCGCCCCCAAGCGTGAGAAGACCAACGGTGAGGTCGAGCGTCGCGTCGTCTCCCAGCTCCTCACTCTCATGGATGGCATGAAGGCCCGCTCCAACGTTGTGGTCATGGCGGCCACTAACCGGCCCAACTCCATCGACCCTGCCCTTCGTCGCTTCGGCCGTTTCGACCGTGAAGTTGACATTGGCATTCCCGACCCCACCGGCCGTCTGGAGATCATGCAGATTCACACCAAGAACATGAAGCTTGGTGACGATGTTGATCTCGAGACCATTGCCGCCGAGACTCATGGTCACGTCGGATCCGATCTGGCCTCGTTGTGCTCTGAGGCTGCCATGCAACAGATCCGTGAGAAGATGGACATGATTGATCTTGATGAAGATACGATTGACGCGGAGGTGCTTGACTCCCTTGGTGTCACGATGGAGAACTTCCGCTACGCTCTGGGTGTCTCCAATCCCTCCGCCCTGCGCGAGGTtgccgtcgtcgaggtccCCAACGTGCGCTGGGACGATATTGGTGGTCTCGACGAGGTCAAGCGCGAGCTCATCGAGAGTGTCCAGTACCCTGTGGACCACCCCGAGATGTTCCAGAAGTTCGGTCTCTCGCCTTCGCGCGGTGTGCTGTTCTACGGTCCTCCTGGTACTGGTAAGACCATGTTGGCCAAGGCCGTTGCCAACGAGTGCGCCGCCaacttcatctccatcaagGGTCCTGAGCTGCTGAGCATGTGGTTCGGTGAGTCGGAGAGCAACATTCGGGATATTTTCGACAAGGCGCGTGCCGCTGCTCCCTGCGTGGTCTTCCTTGATGAACTGGATTCCATTGCCAAGTCTCGTGGTGGCTCCGTTGGTGATGCTGGCGGTGCTTCGGACCGTGTTGTTAACCAGCTTCTGACCG AGATGGACGGTATGACTTCCAAGAAGAACGTTTTCGTTATTGGTGCCACGAACCGTCCCGAGCAATTGGACGCTGCTCTGGTTCGTCCCGGCCGTCTCGACACCCTGGTCTACGTTCCCCTGCCCGACCAGGACTCCCGTGAGGGTATTCTCAAGGCTCAACTCCGCAAGACCCCCGTTGCTGGTGATGTCGACCTGAACTTCATTGCTAGCAAGACCCACGGCTTCTCCGGTGCCGATCTTGGCTTCGTGACGCAGCGTGCCGTCAAGCTGGCCATCAAGGAGGCCATCACCGCGGATATCGAGCGCGTCAAGGCGCGCGAGGCCGCcggcgaggatgtcaagatggaggatgaggaggatcTTGAAGCCGAGGACCCCGTACCCGAGCTCACCCGCGCCCACTTCGAAGAGGCCATGAAGACTGCTCGTCGCTCCGTCAACGACGTCGAGATCCGCCGCTACGAGGCCTTCGCGCAGAGCCTGAAGAACtccggcggcagcagcttcttccgcttcccgTCCTCGGGCGAGGTGCAGGAGAACGACACGTTCGGCGAAGCCGGCAATGACGATAGCCTCTACGATTAA